The Streptomyces sp. NBC_00510 genomic interval TCGGTGACTTCCACCCGGAGCCGGTCCGGGCCGTATTCGACGGTCACGGCGGCGGTGGCGCCAAAGGCGTGCTTCACGGTGTTGGTCAGGGCTTCCTGGACCACGCGGTAGGCGGCGAGTTCGAGGCCGGGCGGGAGGGGGCGGGGAGGGCCGGCGACGGTCAGGTCGACGGGCAGTCCGGTGGCACGGACCCGTCCGACCAGCGATTCCAGCTGGTCCAGGCCCGGTTGCGGGGCCAGCTCCGCCGCGGTGTCGGCCAGGTCGAGGTCTGCGCCTCCGTCCGTCTCCTCGCCCTGCTCGGCCATGGTGAGCAGTCCCATGACGTGGCGCAGTTCGGTCATGGCCGCCCGGCCGCCCGCCTCGACGGCGAGCAGCGCCTCGCCGGCCTGCTCGGGGGAGGTTCCCATGATCTTGCGGGCGGCGCCCGCCTGGATGATCATCACGCTGACGTTGTGCGTGACGACGTCGTGCAGTTCGCGGGCGATCCTGGCCCGCTCGTGCTCGACGGCCCGGCGCAGCGCCTCGCCCTGCTCGCGTTGCAGGGCGGAGAGCCGGGTGCGGCCCTCGTCGGTGCGGAGCTTCCAGGTGCGCAGGCCGACGGCGGCCACGGCCATCGGGACCAGGATCAGCAAGGCGATGTACTCGTTGGGGACGATCGGGGTCACCGAGTTCCCCGAGGTGCCTACCAGGACGACCGACACCGGCAGCGCCGCCAGGGTCGCCACCCGGTACGGGCTGAACACGGCGGCGCTGTAGACGGCGATGACGAACGCGTAGAAGGTCAGCCGCAGGACGCTCTGCGGTGTCGCCAGGGTCGCGGCCGTCACGACGCACAGCACGGCGAGCGGGTAGCGGCGGCGCAAGGCCAGGGCACCCGAGGCGACGGCCGCGAGGGTCACCATGAAGGCCATGCCGCCGGGACCGGACGGGCGCGGTATGACCCGCACCACGCCGGGTGCGATCTCCCGCACCACGACGTTGTCGGCGTTGTCGATGCCGTAGTAGACGGTGGAGATCCCGATGACCAGTGCCAGCAGCAGGTCGAACTGCCAGGCGCGCCGGGTGGGCCGCAGCGCCGGACCGCTCGGAAGCCTGGCGTCGCGGACCGTGCGGCGGGCGGCTTGCCGCAGCCGCTCCCGCGTCGTAGTTGCGTCCATCACCGGTTCATTGTCGCGGCCGCGCGGACCCGCGGAGTCCGTCCCGGTGGTCATTCCCACCGCTCCGGGTACATCGCCCGCCTACATCGCAGGGATGACGTTTCCGGGGGTCGTCCCAGCGCGGTACCGCAATGGGTCCGGTCGGGCGACGCGTGCGGGCCGGACCCGCTCCTAGCGTTCACGCAGCCAACCACCGCTACCCGAGGAGCGCTTCATGACCGTGCCGGTGATCGAACTGCGCGAGGTGAGCCGCCGCTACGACGACGGCCCGCCCGCCCTGCACGAGGCGTCGCTGACCGTGCGGCGCGGCGAGGCCGTCGCGATCCTCGGCCCCTCCGGCAGCGGCAAGTCCACGCTGCTCAATCTGATCGCGGGCCTGGACCGGCCCGACACGGGGACCGTCACCGTGGACGGGGTGCGGGTGGACCGGCTGGGCGAGGCCGGATCGGCGCTGTTCCGGCGGTCGAAGGTCGGCATGGTCTTCCAGTTCTTCAACCTGCTCGACGATCTGACCGTCACCGACAACGTCGCTCTGCCGGCGCGCCTGGCAGGTATGGCACGTGCCGCGGCGGACCGCCGGGCGGCGGAACTCCTGGAACTGCTGGGCATAGACCGGCACGCCCGCGCCTACCCGGGGCGGCTGTCCGGCGGTGAGCGGCAGCGCGTCGCGGTGGCCCGGGCGTTGATGAACCGGCCGGCGCTGCTCCTGGCCGACGAGCCGACCGGGGCCCTGGACACGGCGGCCGGACAGGACGTCAGCAGGCTGCTCGCCGGCCTCAACGCCGAGGGCCAGACCATCGTCGTGGTCACCCACGACCTGGCGTTGGCCCGGTCCTGCACAAGCCGTACGGTCCGGATCGCCGACGGCCGGATCACCGAGGACGTCCGGTCGCAGGCCGTCGCCCCGGAGGCCGTCCGATGAGCGCGCTCGGCGCGGTGGTGCGCTCGGGGGTGGGACGCCGCCGGGTGCAGACCCTGGTGATCGGGCTCGCCACGATGATGGCGGTGGCCGCCTCCGTCCTCGGCGGATCGCTGCTCGTGGTGTCCGGCGCGCCCTTCGAGGACGCCTTCGCCAGGCAGCACGGCGCGCACCTGTCCGTGCAGTTCGACGCGGGCAAGGTGAGCGCCGGGCAGCTGTCTGCGTCCAGGGACGCCGAAGGGGTGAGCGGTGCGGCCGGGCCGTTCCGTACGGCGACGGTCACCCCGCGGTCCGACGGGGCGGGCCCCGGATGGCCGATGACCGTGGTCGGCCGGGGCGATGCCGGCCGGGACGTGGACGAGGTGGCGCTGCTCGGCGGGCGGTGGCCCACGCGCGACGGCGAGATCGTGCTGTCCGCCGACTCCTCGCTCATCCCGACCATGGACATGGAGATCACCTTCCCCGATCTGTCCGGCGGCCCGGCGCTGACAGTGGTCGGTGTGGCCCGTTCGGTCACGCAGACCGCTGACGCCTGGGTGGTTCCGTCCCAGATGGCGGCGCTCACCGCGCCCGGCAGCGCCGGCTACCAGATGTTGTACCGCTTCACCGACGCGGGCACCGCCGCGCAGATCACCGCGGGCGGCAAGGCCGTGACGGGATCCCTGCCGCCGGGATCGGCAGTCGGCGAACAGTCATGGCTCACCGTCAAGAAGAGCGCCGAGCGCGACACCGCCCTCTACGTCCCGTTCCTCGTCGCGTTCGGCGCCCTGGGCCTGGTCATGTCGGTGCTCATCGTCGGCAACGTCGTCGCGTCGGCCGTCGGCATGGGGACGCGGCGCATCGGCATCCTCAAGGCCCTCGGCTTCACCCCGGCCCAGGTCGTGCGGGCCTATGTGGGGCAGGCGCTGATCCCGGCCGCCGTCGGCACGGCCCTCGGTGTCCTCGCCGGCCACCTGCTCGCCGTCCCCGTACTGGCCGAGACCGGGGAGGTGTACGGCACCGTGTCCCTGGCCGTCGCGCCCTGGGTCGACCTGGCGGTGATCGCCGGGGTGCTCGTCCTGGTGGCGGCGACCGCGTGGGCGAGTGCCTGGCGGGCCGGCCGGCTGCGTACGGTCGACGCGCTCGCCGTGGGGCGTACCGGTTCGGCGGGGCGCGGCCGGTGGGCGGCCCGCCTGGCGGGACGGCTGCCGTTGCCGCAGCCGGTGGCCCTGGGCCTGGTCCGGCCCTTCGTGCGGCCCGCCCGCGCGCTGGCGATGGGCACGGCGATCCTGTTCGGCGCCGTCGCCGTCACGTTCACCGTGGGGATGAGCGCCTCGCTCGGCCAGGTGATGAAAGCCAGGGCCCACGACGCCGCCGATGTCGTCGTGCCCGCGCCCTTGCCGGACTTCGGGCCTCAAGGCCCCGGCCCGGAGAAACAGCCCGCCCAGCCCTCAGC includes:
- a CDS encoding ABC transporter ATP-binding protein, which encodes MTVPVIELREVSRRYDDGPPALHEASLTVRRGEAVAILGPSGSGKSTLLNLIAGLDRPDTGTVTVDGVRVDRLGEAGSALFRRSKVGMVFQFFNLLDDLTVTDNVALPARLAGMARAAADRRAAELLELLGIDRHARAYPGRLSGGERQRVAVARALMNRPALLLADEPTGALDTAAGQDVSRLLAGLNAEGQTIVVVTHDLALARSCTSRTVRIADGRITEDVRSQAVAPEAVR
- a CDS encoding histidine kinase yields the protein MDATTTRERLRQAARRTVRDARLPSGPALRPTRRAWQFDLLLALVIGISTVYYGIDNADNVVVREIAPGVVRVIPRPSGPGGMAFMVTLAAVASGALALRRRYPLAVLCVVTAATLATPQSVLRLTFYAFVIAVYSAAVFSPYRVATLAALPVSVVLVGTSGNSVTPIVPNEYIALLILVPMAVAAVGLRTWKLRTDEGRTRLSALQREQGEALRRAVEHERARIARELHDVVTHNVSVMIIQAGAARKIMGTSPEQAGEALLAVEAGGRAAMTELRHVMGLLTMAEQGEETDGGADLDLADTAAELAPQPGLDQLESLVGRVRATGLPVDLTVAGPPRPLPPGLELAAYRVVQEALTNTVKHAFGATAAVTVEYGPDRLRVEVTDTGGHPGAGAPTGNGRGLIGLRERLAVHDGTLTTGRRMTGGYRVEALIPLETL
- a CDS encoding FtsX-like permease family protein gives rise to the protein MSALGAVVRSGVGRRRVQTLVIGLATMMAVAASVLGGSLLVVSGAPFEDAFARQHGAHLSVQFDAGKVSAGQLSASRDAEGVSGAAGPFRTATVTPRSDGAGPGWPMTVVGRGDAGRDVDEVALLGGRWPTRDGEIVLSADSSLIPTMDMEITFPDLSGGPALTVVGVARSVTQTADAWVVPSQMAALTAPGSAGYQMLYRFTDAGTAAQITAGGKAVTGSLPPGSAVGEQSWLTVKKSAERDTALYVPFLVAFGALGLVMSVLIVGNVVASAVGMGTRRIGILKALGFTPAQVVRAYVGQALIPAAVGTALGVLAGHLLAVPVLAETGEVYGTVSLAVAPWVDLAVIAGVLVLVAATAWASAWRAGRLRTVDALAVGRTGSAGRGRWAARLAGRLPLPQPVALGLVRPFVRPARALAMGTAILFGAVAVTFTVGMSASLGQVMKARAHDAADVVVPAPLPDFGPQGPGPEKQPAQPSADPAAVAAAIGTAAGTARYYSTATVRATVSGLTGTVDVIAFTGDASWGGYTMVSGRWIDGPGEAVVPTPFLTATGTRTGDTVTLNGLAEPVTVRIVGEVLDTRKGGMQVFTEAPTLASAHPDLTETSHHIAVAPGTDVTGYVKALNKHLGPLGVTARAGGLDSGSDMVVTLNALSVILTLMLVAVAALGVLNGVLLDTRERVRELGVHKALGMTPRQTVAMVITSVVVTGLVAGALGVPLGVALHGWVIPAMGDSVGLRLPGSVIAVYHGAELLPLALGGLLIATLGALLPAGWAAGARTATALRTE